The Musa acuminata AAA Group cultivar baxijiao chromosome BXJ2-2, Cavendish_Baxijiao_AAA, whole genome shotgun sequence genome has a segment encoding these proteins:
- the LOC103973535 gene encoding uncharacterized protein LOC103973535 isoform X6: MGQAISKAVAIAEIVKKRIPGLYQDTAISSVSITDVWEPIEEGLVPLETTRHVSMISISLSARELNKNSPGYQVPLEQPKHQQRYQQPQQFQWQQQIQPKQAQTQLNEDFYARGRGRGRGRGRGRGRGWGRRYGGYGGYDNNQGGYGNNQGGYGGYGRYDNNSGYGNYQGGYSHDRDNGGWNSNWGRGGGRGRGGWNYRGGAYGGGRGDGGRAAGRGYGGGRGRMVNRARENQV, encoded by the exons ATGGGACAGGCAATCAGCAAAGCAGTGGCAATTGCCGAGATTGTAAAG AAAAGGATTCCTGGGTTATATCAAGATACTGCAATCAGTTCGGTCAGTATTACAGATGTGTGGGAACCTATTGAAGAGGGTCTTGTACC TTTGGAGACGACACGTCATGTTTCAATGATTTCAATATCTTTGTCAGCCAGAGAGCTAAACAAGAACTCCCCTGG GTACCAAGTACCTCTAGAGCAGCCAAAGCATCAGCAAAGATATCAACAACCACAACAATTTCAATGGCAACAGCAGATTCAACCAAAGCAAGCACAAACTCAACTTAATGAAG ATTTTTATGCACGAGGACGTGGtagaggtagaggaagaggaagaggaagagggaggggTTGGGGAAGAAGATATGGTGGCTATGGTGGATATGACAATAACCAGGGTGGATATGGCAACAATCAAGGAGGATATGGTGGCTATGGAAGATATGACAATAACAGTGGATATGGCAACTATCAAGGTGGATATAGCCATGATCGGG ATAATGGTGGATGGAACTCCAACTGGGGTCGAGGTGGTGGACGTGGTAGAGGTGGTTGGAATTATCGTG GTGGAGCATATGGAGGAGGTAGAGGAGATGGTGGAAGAGCTGCTGGGAGAGGTTATGGTGGTGGTCGAGGAAGGATGGTCAACCGTGCTAGAGAAAACCAGGTCTAG
- the LOC103973535 gene encoding uncharacterized protein LOC103973535 isoform X3 has protein sequence MDRYHKVEKPRQESAINENEIRITSQGIIRNYVSYATSLLLQEKHVGEIVLKAMGQAISKAVAIAEIVKKRIPGLYQDTAISSVSITDVWEPIEEGLVPLETTRHVSMISISLSARELNKNSPGYQVPLEQPKHQQRYQQPQQFQWQQQIQPKQAQTQLNEDFYARGRGRGRGRGRGRGRGWGRRYGGYGGYDNNQGGYGNNQGGYGGYGRYDNNSGYGNYQDNGGWNSNWGRGGGRGRGGWNYRGGAYGGGRGDGGRAAGRGYGGGRGRMVNRARENQV, from the exons ATGGATAGGTACCATAAGGTGGAGAAGCCGCGGCAGGAATCGGCCATCAACGAGAACGAGATCCGAATCACCAGCCAGGGCATCATCCGCAACTATGTGAGCTACGCGACCAGCCTCCTTCTG CAGGAAAAACATGTTGGAGAGATTGTCTTAAAGGCAATGGGACAGGCAATCAGCAAAGCAGTGGCAATTGCCGAGATTGTAAAG AAAAGGATTCCTGGGTTATATCAAGATACTGCAATCAGTTCGGTCAGTATTACAGATGTGTGGGAACCTATTGAAGAGGGTCTTGTACC TTTGGAGACGACACGTCATGTTTCAATGATTTCAATATCTTTGTCAGCCAGAGAGCTAAACAAGAACTCCCCTGG GTACCAAGTACCTCTAGAGCAGCCAAAGCATCAGCAAAGATATCAACAACCACAACAATTTCAATGGCAACAGCAGATTCAACCAAAGCAAGCACAAACTCAACTTAATGAAG ATTTTTATGCACGAGGACGTGGtagaggtagaggaagaggaagaggaagagggaggggTTGGGGAAGAAGATATGGTGGCTATGGTGGATATGACAATAACCAGGGTGGATATGGCAACAATCAAGGAGGATATGGTGGCTATGGAAGATATGACAATAACAGTGGATATGGCAACTATCAAG ATAATGGTGGATGGAACTCCAACTGGGGTCGAGGTGGTGGACGTGGTAGAGGTGGTTGGAATTATCGTG GTGGAGCATATGGAGGAGGTAGAGGAGATGGTGGAAGAGCTGCTGGGAGAGGTTATGGTGGTGGTCGAGGAAGGATGGTCAACCGTGCTAGAGAAAACCAGGTCTAG
- the LOC103973535 gene encoding uncharacterized protein LOC103973535 isoform X1, with translation MDRYHKVEKPRQESAINENEIRITSQGIIRNYVSYATSLLLQEKHVGEIVLKAMGQAISKAVAIAEIVKKRIPGLYQDTAISSVSITDVWEPIEEGLVPLETTRHVSMISISLSARELNKNSPGYQVPLEQPKHQQRYQQPQQFQWQQQIQPKQAQTQLNEDFYARGRGRGRGRGRGRGRGWGRRYGGYGGYDNNQGGYGNNQGGYGGYGRYDNNSGYGNYQGGYSHDRDNGGWNSNWGRGGGRGRGGWNYRGGAYGGGRGDGGRAAGRGYGGGRGRMVNRARENQV, from the exons ATGGATAGGTACCATAAGGTGGAGAAGCCGCGGCAGGAATCGGCCATCAACGAGAACGAGATCCGAATCACCAGCCAGGGCATCATCCGCAACTATGTGAGCTACGCGACCAGCCTCCTTCTG CAGGAAAAACATGTTGGAGAGATTGTCTTAAAGGCAATGGGACAGGCAATCAGCAAAGCAGTGGCAATTGCCGAGATTGTAAAG AAAAGGATTCCTGGGTTATATCAAGATACTGCAATCAGTTCGGTCAGTATTACAGATGTGTGGGAACCTATTGAAGAGGGTCTTGTACC TTTGGAGACGACACGTCATGTTTCAATGATTTCAATATCTTTGTCAGCCAGAGAGCTAAACAAGAACTCCCCTGG GTACCAAGTACCTCTAGAGCAGCCAAAGCATCAGCAAAGATATCAACAACCACAACAATTTCAATGGCAACAGCAGATTCAACCAAAGCAAGCACAAACTCAACTTAATGAAG ATTTTTATGCACGAGGACGTGGtagaggtagaggaagaggaagaggaagagggaggggTTGGGGAAGAAGATATGGTGGCTATGGTGGATATGACAATAACCAGGGTGGATATGGCAACAATCAAGGAGGATATGGTGGCTATGGAAGATATGACAATAACAGTGGATATGGCAACTATCAAGGTGGATATAGCCATGATCGGG ATAATGGTGGATGGAACTCCAACTGGGGTCGAGGTGGTGGACGTGGTAGAGGTGGTTGGAATTATCGTG GTGGAGCATATGGAGGAGGTAGAGGAGATGGTGGAAGAGCTGCTGGGAGAGGTTATGGTGGTGGTCGAGGAAGGATGGTCAACCGTGCTAGAGAAAACCAGGTCTAG
- the LOC103973535 gene encoding uncharacterized protein LOC103973535 isoform X4, which translates to MMGVLWLPFSFLDTWSLEGSFGAQDGRGSVWFEQEKHVGEIVLKAMGQAISKAVAIAEIVKKRIPGLYQDTAISSVSITDVWEPIEEGLVPLETTRHVSMISISLSARELNKNSPGYQVPLEQPKHQQRYQQPQQFQWQQQIQPKQAQTQLNEDFYARGRGRGRGRGRGRGRGWGRRYGGYGGYDNNQGGYGNNQGGYGGYGRYDNNSGYGNYQGGYSHDRDNGGWNSNWGRGGGRGRGGWNYRGGAYGGGRGDGGRAAGRGYGGGRGRMVNRARENQV; encoded by the exons ATGATGGGGGTGTTGTGGCTTCCCTTTTCATTTTTGGACACGTGGTCTCTCGAAGGAAGTTTCGGGGCTCAAGATGGAAGAGGATCAGTTTGGTTTGAA CAGGAAAAACATGTTGGAGAGATTGTCTTAAAGGCAATGGGACAGGCAATCAGCAAAGCAGTGGCAATTGCCGAGATTGTAAAG AAAAGGATTCCTGGGTTATATCAAGATACTGCAATCAGTTCGGTCAGTATTACAGATGTGTGGGAACCTATTGAAGAGGGTCTTGTACC TTTGGAGACGACACGTCATGTTTCAATGATTTCAATATCTTTGTCAGCCAGAGAGCTAAACAAGAACTCCCCTGG GTACCAAGTACCTCTAGAGCAGCCAAAGCATCAGCAAAGATATCAACAACCACAACAATTTCAATGGCAACAGCAGATTCAACCAAAGCAAGCACAAACTCAACTTAATGAAG ATTTTTATGCACGAGGACGTGGtagaggtagaggaagaggaagaggaagagggaggggTTGGGGAAGAAGATATGGTGGCTATGGTGGATATGACAATAACCAGGGTGGATATGGCAACAATCAAGGAGGATATGGTGGCTATGGAAGATATGACAATAACAGTGGATATGGCAACTATCAAGGTGGATATAGCCATGATCGGG ATAATGGTGGATGGAACTCCAACTGGGGTCGAGGTGGTGGACGTGGTAGAGGTGGTTGGAATTATCGTG GTGGAGCATATGGAGGAGGTAGAGGAGATGGTGGAAGAGCTGCTGGGAGAGGTTATGGTGGTGGTCGAGGAAGGATGGTCAACCGTGCTAGAGAAAACCAGGTCTAG
- the LOC103973535 gene encoding uncharacterized protein LOC103973535 isoform X2, producing MDRYHKVEKPRQESAINENEIRITSQGIIRNYVSYATSLLLEKHVGEIVLKAMGQAISKAVAIAEIVKKRIPGLYQDTAISSVSITDVWEPIEEGLVPLETTRHVSMISISLSARELNKNSPGYQVPLEQPKHQQRYQQPQQFQWQQQIQPKQAQTQLNEDFYARGRGRGRGRGRGRGRGWGRRYGGYGGYDNNQGGYGNNQGGYGGYGRYDNNSGYGNYQGGYSHDRDNGGWNSNWGRGGGRGRGGWNYRGGAYGGGRGDGGRAAGRGYGGGRGRMVNRARENQV from the exons ATGGATAGGTACCATAAGGTGGAGAAGCCGCGGCAGGAATCGGCCATCAACGAGAACGAGATCCGAATCACCAGCCAGGGCATCATCCGCAACTATGTGAGCTACGCGACCAGCCTCCTTCTG GAAAAACATGTTGGAGAGATTGTCTTAAAGGCAATGGGACAGGCAATCAGCAAAGCAGTGGCAATTGCCGAGATTGTAAAG AAAAGGATTCCTGGGTTATATCAAGATACTGCAATCAGTTCGGTCAGTATTACAGATGTGTGGGAACCTATTGAAGAGGGTCTTGTACC TTTGGAGACGACACGTCATGTTTCAATGATTTCAATATCTTTGTCAGCCAGAGAGCTAAACAAGAACTCCCCTGG GTACCAAGTACCTCTAGAGCAGCCAAAGCATCAGCAAAGATATCAACAACCACAACAATTTCAATGGCAACAGCAGATTCAACCAAAGCAAGCACAAACTCAACTTAATGAAG ATTTTTATGCACGAGGACGTGGtagaggtagaggaagaggaagaggaagagggaggggTTGGGGAAGAAGATATGGTGGCTATGGTGGATATGACAATAACCAGGGTGGATATGGCAACAATCAAGGAGGATATGGTGGCTATGGAAGATATGACAATAACAGTGGATATGGCAACTATCAAGGTGGATATAGCCATGATCGGG ATAATGGTGGATGGAACTCCAACTGGGGTCGAGGTGGTGGACGTGGTAGAGGTGGTTGGAATTATCGTG GTGGAGCATATGGAGGAGGTAGAGGAGATGGTGGAAGAGCTGCTGGGAGAGGTTATGGTGGTGGTCGAGGAAGGATGGTCAACCGTGCTAGAGAAAACCAGGTCTAG
- the LOC103973535 gene encoding uncharacterized protein LOC103973535 isoform X5: MMGVLWLPFSFLDTWSLEGSFGAQDGRGSVWFEEKHVGEIVLKAMGQAISKAVAIAEIVKKRIPGLYQDTAISSVSITDVWEPIEEGLVPLETTRHVSMISISLSARELNKNSPGYQVPLEQPKHQQRYQQPQQFQWQQQIQPKQAQTQLNEDFYARGRGRGRGRGRGRGRGWGRRYGGYGGYDNNQGGYGNNQGGYGGYGRYDNNSGYGNYQGGYSHDRDNGGWNSNWGRGGGRGRGGWNYRGGAYGGGRGDGGRAAGRGYGGGRGRMVNRARENQV; encoded by the exons ATGATGGGGGTGTTGTGGCTTCCCTTTTCATTTTTGGACACGTGGTCTCTCGAAGGAAGTTTCGGGGCTCAAGATGGAAGAGGATCAGTTTGGTTTGAA GAAAAACATGTTGGAGAGATTGTCTTAAAGGCAATGGGACAGGCAATCAGCAAAGCAGTGGCAATTGCCGAGATTGTAAAG AAAAGGATTCCTGGGTTATATCAAGATACTGCAATCAGTTCGGTCAGTATTACAGATGTGTGGGAACCTATTGAAGAGGGTCTTGTACC TTTGGAGACGACACGTCATGTTTCAATGATTTCAATATCTTTGTCAGCCAGAGAGCTAAACAAGAACTCCCCTGG GTACCAAGTACCTCTAGAGCAGCCAAAGCATCAGCAAAGATATCAACAACCACAACAATTTCAATGGCAACAGCAGATTCAACCAAAGCAAGCACAAACTCAACTTAATGAAG ATTTTTATGCACGAGGACGTGGtagaggtagaggaagaggaagaggaagagggaggggTTGGGGAAGAAGATATGGTGGCTATGGTGGATATGACAATAACCAGGGTGGATATGGCAACAATCAAGGAGGATATGGTGGCTATGGAAGATATGACAATAACAGTGGATATGGCAACTATCAAGGTGGATATAGCCATGATCGGG ATAATGGTGGATGGAACTCCAACTGGGGTCGAGGTGGTGGACGTGGTAGAGGTGGTTGGAATTATCGTG GTGGAGCATATGGAGGAGGTAGAGGAGATGGTGGAAGAGCTGCTGGGAGAGGTTATGGTGGTGGTCGAGGAAGGATGGTCAACCGTGCTAGAGAAAACCAGGTCTAG